One Camelus dromedarius isolate mCamDro1 chromosome 6, mCamDro1.pat, whole genome shotgun sequence genomic region harbors:
- the NHSL1 gene encoding NHS-like protein 1 isoform X1, translating into MKKEGSSGSFRLKSNPGSLSRAVSWINFSSLSRQTKRLFRSDGELSVCGQQVEADDENWTYRTHPGKAVSNLDEESRWTVHYTAPWHQQENVFLPTTRPPCVEDLHRQAKLNLKSVLRECDKLRRDGYRSSQYYSQGPTFAASSGPLCDDYQDEDEETDQKCSVSSSEEERLISTRRPKTPTSSDFSDLNTQTNWTKSLPLPTPEEKMRQQAQTVQADVVPINITGENFDRQASLRRSLIYTDTLVRRPKKVKRRKTITGVPDSIQKELASGGTGQDDGGHSVFTPDHYSTLGRLGSCRAAGQRSETRDSSCQTEEVKVVPPSMRRIRAQKGQGIAAQMSHFSGSSGNMSVLSDSAGIVFPSRLNSDSGFHSLPRSGARANVQSLEPRLGDLGSAEDVDGTSPYQQGHPHVDEDLGHPGGASRTGTPLRPKSQELRHFEAENMTSPACVVSPHATYSTSIIPNATLSSSSEVIVIHTAQSSGQLDGQITSSSSYTKIKSRDHPLSRHREAHHSPSGNWTEGHTTIFSQASDPHSSSASALLSLCDSTVSLNAGNRENGSQAMAYNCRNSLSFPAHPQDVDGRSESSYSGGRGLRSSEPWEYHALGNGRASPLKPRVATPGYCTPGSNMSSCSLDQTSNRDDAPSVYSEDHDGYCPSLHTDSGNLCSGSDGLGNPRHSVVNVFDGRTQKNPGDRANYQDKSLSRSISLKKAKKPPLPPSRTDSLRRIPKKSVQSHGQVLNESLIASLQHSLQLNLPDKGGTSPSQSPCSDFEEPWLPRSRSQSTVSAGSSLTSATTPNIYSLSGVTPAQSDTSSVRSEYTDPWGYYIDYTGVQEDPRNPGRGGSNSTAAPPGNGPGHQLPEGSRAAIPQVPGGTVKPKITSPEKSHRVTSPSSGYSSQSNTPTTLTPVPVFLKSMSPANGKGKPKPKVPERKSSLVSSVSISSSSTSLSSNTSTEGSGTMKKLDSVLVSPLAAPPLPSLPSPRPADKSPFLPPPLPVADSPEGSPLPRSPLFPPPPPEVLTPLCPQTDACFPPPPTALSPLVLDSSASLPPPPPALPSSVPPPAPPLDPKLMKDARPFKKSGQPEPSQEACRQPSTKEEGSRPPMPLVTTEALQMVQLRPVKKNSGTEGALFHEHASQEKPTPVIPQYHLKPSAFLKSRNSTNEMESESQPASATSSLLSPAKSSTQGHQDSAAERSLQSHGPSRAGNAEAGPGPGPTPPHEPPGPSPSRKPPPISKKPKLFLLVPPPQRDFTVEPAENVSEVSPSPTRGEAQESCADGAGSDESDSGSSVLAGGAVGSKSLGRVEANVPMVQPDALPAPTQEEPGTGGSVESDLSLQDPGPGVRETDTVGSSSEACDFLKEDGSDEVMTPSRPRTTEDLFAAIHRSKRKVLGRKDSEDDHSRNHSPSPPVTPTGAAPSLASQKQVGSIQRSVRKSSTSSDNFKALLLKKGSRSDTSARMSAAEMLKNTDPRFQRSRSEPGPDTPESPSSCSPSKNRRAQEEWAKNEGLMPRSLSFSGPRYGRSRTPPSAASSRYSVRNRIQSSPMTVISEGEGETTEAVDSRAPRAPGAERGCSLDGLPGYEMDESSLFCGVEPAASLGAQAPGPMEGPASAAGRDLSEQRGGPPREGS; encoded by the exons TGTTCTGTCTCTTCGTCGGAAGAGGAAAGACTTATTTCCACCAGGAGACCTAAAACGCCAACCTCAAGTGACTTCTCTGACCTTAATACTCAAACCAACTGGACCAAGTCACTTCCCTTGCCAACACCAGAAGAGAAGATGCGACAGCAGGCCCAAACAGTCCAGGCTGATGTGGTTCCTATTAATATAACCG GGGAGAATTTCGATCGCCAGGCCAGCCTTCGGCGGTCTCTAATTTACACAGACACTCTGGTAAGACGACCGAAGAAAGTCAAAAGGAGAAAGACTATTACAGGAGTCCCTGACAGCATACAGAAGGAGCTAG CTTCTGGGGGCACTGGCCAAGATGATGGTGGTCACTCAGTGTTCACCCCAGACCACTACTCTACACTAGGAAGGCTTGGCAGCTGTCGAGCTGCCGGGCAGCGCTCAGAAACCAGGGATTCCAGCTGTCAGACTGAGGAAGTGAAAGTGGTACCACCTTCAATGAGGAGAATCCGAGCACAGAAGGGGCAAGGCATTGCCGCCCAGATGAGCCACTTCTCAGGCTCCTCTGGGAACATGTCTGTGCTGAGCGACTCTGCGGGCATCGTGTTCCCTTCTCGCCTCAACAGTGACTCTGGTTTCCACAGTCTTCCGCGGTCTGGAGCGAGGGCAAACGTTCAGTCCCTCGAGCCACGGCTGGGCGACCTGGGCTCTGCAGAAGACGTGGACGGCACTTCCCCCTACCAGCAGGGTCACCCACATGTAGATGAAGACTTAGGGCATCCAGGAGGTGCCTCAAGGACTGGGACACCTTTGAGACCCAAATCCCAGGAGCTGAGGCACTTTGAGGCTGAGAACATGACAAGCCCGGCGTGTGTGGTTTCTCCTCACGCCACCTACTCCACCAGCATCATCCCAAATGCCACACTCTCTTCCTCTTCCGAGGTTATTGTGATTCACACTGCTCAGAGTTCAGGGCAGCTGGACGGTCAGATTACCAGCTCATCTTCGTACACAAAGATCAAATCCAGGGACCACCCCCTctccaggcacagagaagctCATCATTCTCCCAGTGGTAACTGGACTGAGGGGCACACCACCATTTTTTCACAGGCCTCGGATCCCCATTCCTCCAGTGCAAGCGCACTGCTGTCCCTCTGTGATTCCACGGTCTCTCTCAATGCTGGAAATCGGGAAAATGGGTCCCAGGCCATGGCCTATAACTGTAGAAACAGCCTGAGCTTCCCCGCCCACCCGCAGGACGTGGATGGCAGGAGCGAGTCCAGTTACTCAGGCGGCAGGGGGCTCCGCAGCTCGGAGCCCTGGGAGTACCACGCCTTGGGGAATGGGCGGGCGTCTCCACTGAAGCCACGTGTGGCGACTCCCGGTTACTGCACTCCTGGGAGTAACATGAGCAGCTGCAGTTTGGACCAGACGTCCAACAGAGATGACGCCCCGTCTGTGTATTCAGAGGACCACGATGGCTACTGCCCGTCTCTGCACACCGACTCTGGGAACCTGTGCAGTGGCAGCGACGGCCTGGGGAACCCCAGGCACAGCGTGGTTAATGTTTTTGATGGAAGAACTCAGAAGAACCCAGGGGACCGGGCAAATTACCAAGACAAATCCCTTTCGCGAAGCATTTCTTTGAAGAAAGCGAAGAAGCCTCCCCTGCCGCCCTCTCGGACCGACTCTCTGCGCAGGATTCCCAAGAAGAGCGTCCAGTCTCACGGGCAGGTGCTAAACGAGAGCCTGATCGCCTCGCTCCAGCACTCGCTGCAGCTGAACCTCCCCGACAAGGGCGGCACCTCGCCCTCCCAGAGCCCCTGCAGCGACTTCGAAGAGCCCTGGCTGCCTCGCTCCCGCAGCCAGAGCACAGTGAGCGCGGGCAGCAGCCTGACCTCCGCCACCACCCCCAACATCTACTCCCTGAGCGGGGTCACACCGGCACAGAGCGACACGAGCAGCGTCAGGTCCGAGTACACAGACCCGTGGGGTTACTACATAGACTATACGGGCGTGCAGGAAGACCCCAGGAACCCAGGTCGGGGAGGTTCAAACAGCACTGCGGCGCCACCTGGAAACGGGCCTGGCCACCAGCTCCCAGAGGGGTCCAGGGCCGCGATACCCCAAGTGCCCGGTGGCACAGTCAAACCAAAGATCACATCGCCGGAGAAGTCGCACAGAGTCACTTCTCCGTCCAGTGGGTATTCCAGCCAGTCGAACACACCCACCACACTCACCCCTGTgcctgtgtttttaaaatcaatgtcACCAGCCAATGGGAAGGGGAAACCCAAGCCCAAGGTACCAGAAAGGAAGTCTTCTCTGGTATCTTCAGTatccatctcttcctcctccacgtCTCTTTCCTCGAACACTTCTACAGAAGGAAGCGGAACTATGAAGAAGCTGGATTCGGTGTTGGTGTCTCCCCTTGCcgctcctcctctgccctctcttcCATCTCCTCGTCCTGCTGACaagtctcctttcctccctcctcctcttcctgtggCAGATTCCCCTGAGGGCTCCCCTCTGCCTCGCTCCCCCCtctttccccctccacccccagaagtTCTTACTCCCCTCTGTCCCCAAACCGATGCCTGCTTTCCTCCGCCCCCCACGGCACTTAGCCCCCTTGTTCTGGATTCATCTGCTTCTCTGCCACCTCCACCACCTGCCTTACCCTCCTCAGTgcctccacctgccccaccccttgACCCCAAATTGATGAAAGATGCCAGGCCTTTCAAAAAATCTGGCCAGCCAGAGCCCTCCCAGGAGGCTTGCAGGCAGCCTTCCACCAAGGAGGAGGGCAGCAGACCCCCCATGCCACTGGTCACCACAGAAGCACTGCAGATGGTGCAGTTGAGGCCAGTGAAGAAGAACTCAGGAACCGAAGGAGCACTGTTTCATGAACACGCATCTCAGGAAAAACCAACTCCAGTCATTCCCCAGTATCATTTAAAGCCATCTGCTTTCCTGAAGTCCCGAAATAGCACAAATGAAATGGAGAGTGAAAGCCAGCCTGCCTCCGCAACAAGCTCTCTCCTGTCTCCTGCCAAGAGCTCTACTCAGGGTCACCAGGACAGTGCGGCCGAGCGCAGCCTCCAAAGCCACGGCCCAAGCCGCGCCGGGAATGCAGAGGCTGGACCCGGGCCCGGGCCCACCCCGCCCCATGAGCCTCCCGGCCCATCGCCCAGCAGGAAGCCGCCCCCCATTTCCAAGAAGCCCAAACTATTCCTCTTGGTGCCACCTCCGCAGAGAGATTTCACGGTGGAGCCCGCAGAAAACGTGAGCGAAGTATCACCCAGCCCCACGAGAGGAGAGGCACAAGAGAGTTGTGCAGACGGGGCAGGTTCCGATGAGTCCGACTCTGGCAGCTCGGTTCTTGCCGGAGGAGCTGTAGGATCCAAGTCCCTGGGCAGAGTGGAAGCCAATGTCCCCATGGTGCAGCCTGATGCCTTGCCAGCCCCCACGCAGGAGGAGCCGGGCACCGGGGGCAGCGTGGAGAGCGATCTGTCCCTGCAGGACCCAGGAC CTGGGGTGCGGGAGACGGACACAGTCGGTTCTTCCTCGGAGGCCTGTGACTTCCTTAAGGAAGACGGGAGTGATGAGGTGATGACCCCCAGTAGACCCCGGACCACAGAAGACCTTTTTGCAGCTATTCACAG GTCCAAGAGGAAAGTCCTTGGCCGTAAAGATTCAGAGGATGACCACTCCCGAAATcattctccctccccaccagtgaCACCCACTGGTGctgcccccagcctggcctcccagAAACAAGTGGGATCCATTCAGAGAAGCGTCCGGAAAAGCAGCACCAGCAGTGACAACTTTAAAGCCCTGCTGCTGAAAAAGGGGAGTCGGTCAGACACTAGTGCCCGCATGTCCGCAGCGGAGATGCTCAAGAACACAGACCCTAGGTTCCAGAGGTCAAGGTCGGAGCCGGGGCCAGACACCCCCGAGAGTCCATCAAGCTGCTCCCCAAGCAAGAACAGAAGGGCCCAGGAGGAGTGGGCCAAGAACGAAGGCTTGATGCCTCGGAGTCTGTCCTTTTCCGGCCCCAGGTATGGCCGCAGTCGAACGCCGCCTTCTGCTGCCAGCAGCAGGTACAGCGTGCGGAACCGGATCCAGAGCAGCCCCATGACGGTGATCTCAGAGGGCGAAGGGGAAACCACGGAGGCCGTAGACAGCAGAGCTCCCCGGGCCCCGGGCGCTGAAAGGGGATGTTCGCTGGATGGACTGCCGGGGTATGAAATGGATGAGAGCAGCCTGTTCTGTGGCGTGGAGCCCGCTGCCTCGCTGGGGGCACAGGCTCCTGGCCCCATGGAGGGGCCGGCCAGTGCCGCGGGGAGGGATCTCTCAGAACAACGTGGAGGTCCTCCaagggaagggagttag
- the NHSL1 gene encoding NHS-like protein 1 isoform X3: MFCLKAVSNLDEESRWTVHYTAPWHQQENVFLPTTRPPCVEDLHRQAKLNLKSVLRECDKLRRDGYRSSQYYSQGPTFAASSGPLCDDYQDEDEETDQKCSVSSSEEERLISTRRPKTPTSSDFSDLNTQTNWTKSLPLPTPEEKMRQQAQTVQADVVPINITGENFDRQASLRRSLIYTDTLVRRPKKVKRRKTITGVPDSIQKELASGGTGQDDGGHSVFTPDHYSTLGRLGSCRAAGQRSETRDSSCQTEEVKVVPPSMRRIRAQKGQGIAAQMSHFSGSSGNMSVLSDSAGIVFPSRLNSDSGFHSLPRSGARANVQSLEPRLGDLGSAEDVDGTSPYQQGHPHVDEDLGHPGGASRTGTPLRPKSQELRHFEAENMTSPACVVSPHATYSTSIIPNATLSSSSEVIVIHTAQSSGQLDGQITSSSSYTKIKSRDHPLSRHREAHHSPSGNWTEGHTTIFSQASDPHSSSASALLSLCDSTVSLNAGNRENGSQAMAYNCRNSLSFPAHPQDVDGRSESSYSGGRGLRSSEPWEYHALGNGRASPLKPRVATPGYCTPGSNMSSCSLDQTSNRDDAPSVYSEDHDGYCPSLHTDSGNLCSGSDGLGNPRHSVVNVFDGRTQKNPGDRANYQDKSLSRSISLKKAKKPPLPPSRTDSLRRIPKKSVQSHGQVLNESLIASLQHSLQLNLPDKGGTSPSQSPCSDFEEPWLPRSRSQSTVSAGSSLTSATTPNIYSLSGVTPAQSDTSSVRSEYTDPWGYYIDYTGVQEDPRNPGRGGSNSTAAPPGNGPGHQLPEGSRAAIPQVPGGTVKPKITSPEKSHRVTSPSSGYSSQSNTPTTLTPVPVFLKSMSPANGKGKPKPKVPERKSSLVSSVSISSSSTSLSSNTSTEGSGTMKKLDSVLVSPLAAPPLPSLPSPRPADKSPFLPPPLPVADSPEGSPLPRSPLFPPPPPEVLTPLCPQTDACFPPPPTALSPLVLDSSASLPPPPPALPSSVPPPAPPLDPKLMKDARPFKKSGQPEPSQEACRQPSTKEEGSRPPMPLVTTEALQMVQLRPVKKNSGTEGALFHEHASQEKPTPVIPQYHLKPSAFLKSRNSTNEMESESQPASATSSLLSPAKSSTQGHQDSAAERSLQSHGPSRAGNAEAGPGPGPTPPHEPPGPSPSRKPPPISKKPKLFLLVPPPQRDFTVEPAENVSEVSPSPTRGEAQESCADGAGSDESDSGSSVLAGGAVGSKSLGRVEANVPMVQPDALPAPTQEEPGTGGSVESDLSLQDPGPGVRETDTVGSSSEACDFLKEDGSDEVMTPSRPRTTEDLFAAIHRSKRKVLGRKDSEDDHSRNHSPSPPVTPTGAAPSLASQKQVGSIQRSVRKSSTSSDNFKALLLKKGSRSDTSARMSAAEMLKNTDPRFQRSRSEPGPDTPESPSSCSPSKNRRAQEEWAKNEGLMPRSLSFSGPRYGRSRTPPSAASSRYSVRNRIQSSPMTVISEGEGETTEAVDSRAPRAPGAERGCSLDGLPGYEMDESSLFCGVEPAASLGAQAPGPMEGPASAAGRDLSEQRGGPPREGS, translated from the exons TGTTCTGTCTCTTCGTCGGAAGAGGAAAGACTTATTTCCACCAGGAGACCTAAAACGCCAACCTCAAGTGACTTCTCTGACCTTAATACTCAAACCAACTGGACCAAGTCACTTCCCTTGCCAACACCAGAAGAGAAGATGCGACAGCAGGCCCAAACAGTCCAGGCTGATGTGGTTCCTATTAATATAACCG GGGAGAATTTCGATCGCCAGGCCAGCCTTCGGCGGTCTCTAATTTACACAGACACTCTGGTAAGACGACCGAAGAAAGTCAAAAGGAGAAAGACTATTACAGGAGTCCCTGACAGCATACAGAAGGAGCTAG CTTCTGGGGGCACTGGCCAAGATGATGGTGGTCACTCAGTGTTCACCCCAGACCACTACTCTACACTAGGAAGGCTTGGCAGCTGTCGAGCTGCCGGGCAGCGCTCAGAAACCAGGGATTCCAGCTGTCAGACTGAGGAAGTGAAAGTGGTACCACCTTCAATGAGGAGAATCCGAGCACAGAAGGGGCAAGGCATTGCCGCCCAGATGAGCCACTTCTCAGGCTCCTCTGGGAACATGTCTGTGCTGAGCGACTCTGCGGGCATCGTGTTCCCTTCTCGCCTCAACAGTGACTCTGGTTTCCACAGTCTTCCGCGGTCTGGAGCGAGGGCAAACGTTCAGTCCCTCGAGCCACGGCTGGGCGACCTGGGCTCTGCAGAAGACGTGGACGGCACTTCCCCCTACCAGCAGGGTCACCCACATGTAGATGAAGACTTAGGGCATCCAGGAGGTGCCTCAAGGACTGGGACACCTTTGAGACCCAAATCCCAGGAGCTGAGGCACTTTGAGGCTGAGAACATGACAAGCCCGGCGTGTGTGGTTTCTCCTCACGCCACCTACTCCACCAGCATCATCCCAAATGCCACACTCTCTTCCTCTTCCGAGGTTATTGTGATTCACACTGCTCAGAGTTCAGGGCAGCTGGACGGTCAGATTACCAGCTCATCTTCGTACACAAAGATCAAATCCAGGGACCACCCCCTctccaggcacagagaagctCATCATTCTCCCAGTGGTAACTGGACTGAGGGGCACACCACCATTTTTTCACAGGCCTCGGATCCCCATTCCTCCAGTGCAAGCGCACTGCTGTCCCTCTGTGATTCCACGGTCTCTCTCAATGCTGGAAATCGGGAAAATGGGTCCCAGGCCATGGCCTATAACTGTAGAAACAGCCTGAGCTTCCCCGCCCACCCGCAGGACGTGGATGGCAGGAGCGAGTCCAGTTACTCAGGCGGCAGGGGGCTCCGCAGCTCGGAGCCCTGGGAGTACCACGCCTTGGGGAATGGGCGGGCGTCTCCACTGAAGCCACGTGTGGCGACTCCCGGTTACTGCACTCCTGGGAGTAACATGAGCAGCTGCAGTTTGGACCAGACGTCCAACAGAGATGACGCCCCGTCTGTGTATTCAGAGGACCACGATGGCTACTGCCCGTCTCTGCACACCGACTCTGGGAACCTGTGCAGTGGCAGCGACGGCCTGGGGAACCCCAGGCACAGCGTGGTTAATGTTTTTGATGGAAGAACTCAGAAGAACCCAGGGGACCGGGCAAATTACCAAGACAAATCCCTTTCGCGAAGCATTTCTTTGAAGAAAGCGAAGAAGCCTCCCCTGCCGCCCTCTCGGACCGACTCTCTGCGCAGGATTCCCAAGAAGAGCGTCCAGTCTCACGGGCAGGTGCTAAACGAGAGCCTGATCGCCTCGCTCCAGCACTCGCTGCAGCTGAACCTCCCCGACAAGGGCGGCACCTCGCCCTCCCAGAGCCCCTGCAGCGACTTCGAAGAGCCCTGGCTGCCTCGCTCCCGCAGCCAGAGCACAGTGAGCGCGGGCAGCAGCCTGACCTCCGCCACCACCCCCAACATCTACTCCCTGAGCGGGGTCACACCGGCACAGAGCGACACGAGCAGCGTCAGGTCCGAGTACACAGACCCGTGGGGTTACTACATAGACTATACGGGCGTGCAGGAAGACCCCAGGAACCCAGGTCGGGGAGGTTCAAACAGCACTGCGGCGCCACCTGGAAACGGGCCTGGCCACCAGCTCCCAGAGGGGTCCAGGGCCGCGATACCCCAAGTGCCCGGTGGCACAGTCAAACCAAAGATCACATCGCCGGAGAAGTCGCACAGAGTCACTTCTCCGTCCAGTGGGTATTCCAGCCAGTCGAACACACCCACCACACTCACCCCTGTgcctgtgtttttaaaatcaatgtcACCAGCCAATGGGAAGGGGAAACCCAAGCCCAAGGTACCAGAAAGGAAGTCTTCTCTGGTATCTTCAGTatccatctcttcctcctccacgtCTCTTTCCTCGAACACTTCTACAGAAGGAAGCGGAACTATGAAGAAGCTGGATTCGGTGTTGGTGTCTCCCCTTGCcgctcctcctctgccctctcttcCATCTCCTCGTCCTGCTGACaagtctcctttcctccctcctcctcttcctgtggCAGATTCCCCTGAGGGCTCCCCTCTGCCTCGCTCCCCCCtctttccccctccacccccagaagtTCTTACTCCCCTCTGTCCCCAAACCGATGCCTGCTTTCCTCCGCCCCCCACGGCACTTAGCCCCCTTGTTCTGGATTCATCTGCTTCTCTGCCACCTCCACCACCTGCCTTACCCTCCTCAGTgcctccacctgccccaccccttgACCCCAAATTGATGAAAGATGCCAGGCCTTTCAAAAAATCTGGCCAGCCAGAGCCCTCCCAGGAGGCTTGCAGGCAGCCTTCCACCAAGGAGGAGGGCAGCAGACCCCCCATGCCACTGGTCACCACAGAAGCACTGCAGATGGTGCAGTTGAGGCCAGTGAAGAAGAACTCAGGAACCGAAGGAGCACTGTTTCATGAACACGCATCTCAGGAAAAACCAACTCCAGTCATTCCCCAGTATCATTTAAAGCCATCTGCTTTCCTGAAGTCCCGAAATAGCACAAATGAAATGGAGAGTGAAAGCCAGCCTGCCTCCGCAACAAGCTCTCTCCTGTCTCCTGCCAAGAGCTCTACTCAGGGTCACCAGGACAGTGCGGCCGAGCGCAGCCTCCAAAGCCACGGCCCAAGCCGCGCCGGGAATGCAGAGGCTGGACCCGGGCCCGGGCCCACCCCGCCCCATGAGCCTCCCGGCCCATCGCCCAGCAGGAAGCCGCCCCCCATTTCCAAGAAGCCCAAACTATTCCTCTTGGTGCCACCTCCGCAGAGAGATTTCACGGTGGAGCCCGCAGAAAACGTGAGCGAAGTATCACCCAGCCCCACGAGAGGAGAGGCACAAGAGAGTTGTGCAGACGGGGCAGGTTCCGATGAGTCCGACTCTGGCAGCTCGGTTCTTGCCGGAGGAGCTGTAGGATCCAAGTCCCTGGGCAGAGTGGAAGCCAATGTCCCCATGGTGCAGCCTGATGCCTTGCCAGCCCCCACGCAGGAGGAGCCGGGCACCGGGGGCAGCGTGGAGAGCGATCTGTCCCTGCAGGACCCAGGAC CTGGGGTGCGGGAGACGGACACAGTCGGTTCTTCCTCGGAGGCCTGTGACTTCCTTAAGGAAGACGGGAGTGATGAGGTGATGACCCCCAGTAGACCCCGGACCACAGAAGACCTTTTTGCAGCTATTCACAG GTCCAAGAGGAAAGTCCTTGGCCGTAAAGATTCAGAGGATGACCACTCCCGAAATcattctccctccccaccagtgaCACCCACTGGTGctgcccccagcctggcctcccagAAACAAGTGGGATCCATTCAGAGAAGCGTCCGGAAAAGCAGCACCAGCAGTGACAACTTTAAAGCCCTGCTGCTGAAAAAGGGGAGTCGGTCAGACACTAGTGCCCGCATGTCCGCAGCGGAGATGCTCAAGAACACAGACCCTAGGTTCCAGAGGTCAAGGTCGGAGCCGGGGCCAGACACCCCCGAGAGTCCATCAAGCTGCTCCCCAAGCAAGAACAGAAGGGCCCAGGAGGAGTGGGCCAAGAACGAAGGCTTGATGCCTCGGAGTCTGTCCTTTTCCGGCCCCAGGTATGGCCGCAGTCGAACGCCGCCTTCTGCTGCCAGCAGCAGGTACAGCGTGCGGAACCGGATCCAGAGCAGCCCCATGACGGTGATCTCAGAGGGCGAAGGGGAAACCACGGAGGCCGTAGACAGCAGAGCTCCCCGGGCCCCGGGCGCTGAAAGGGGATGTTCGCTGGATGGACTGCCGGGGTATGAAATGGATGAGAGCAGCCTGTTCTGTGGCGTGGAGCCCGCTGCCTCGCTGGGGGCACAGGCTCCTGGCCCCATGGAGGGGCCGGCCAGTGCCGCGGGGAGGGATCTCTCAGAACAACGTGGAGGTCCTCCaagggaagggagttag